One stretch of Streptomyces hygroscopicus DNA includes these proteins:
- a CDS encoding WD40 repeat, subgroup translates to MAISPDGTWLATGSDDATVRVWNPMTSTTMAVLGHSGRVTTVAISPDGVWLATGSQDQTVRIWDVATAATIAVLRHSGRVTTVAISRDGVWLATGSEDQTVRVWDVATAATIAVLRHSGRVTAVAISPDGTWLATGSDDATVRIWDVATSTTTHTLTGHTSRITALSIAPDGTWLATTSNDHTARMWDIAATTDAPFVDNPSGRSGAVTGVAVSSDGTWIATIGHDGSVRIWDPVTAAITAVPRHASPMHAVAISAGGSCLAIGNDDGTVRIWNPTAAITDTLTGCTSRITALAASPDGTWLAIGSNDSTLRIWDAGSATDRSLTHFGRITAVTISPDGTWLAAGSDDGTVRIWDRDATAVTATLTGHTSPITTVAISPDSKLIATGSADGTVRIRHATTTADIATLTGHTSRIATVAISPDSKLIATGSNYGTIRIWRLADGNRVTMMRTDAPLNSCAWLPDGTALAVGGDKGLYLYTFVDDSAVPGI, encoded by the coding sequence GTGGCGATTTCCCCAGACGGTACCTGGCTTGCCACCGGCAGCGACGACGCCACAGTCCGGGTCTGGAACCCCATGACCTCCACTACCATGGCCGTCCTCGGGCACTCCGGTCGGGTGACCACCGTGGCGATTTCCCCGGACGGCGTCTGGCTCGCCACCGGCAGCCAGGATCAGACGGTCCGCATCTGGGACGTTGCGACCGCAGCCACCATCGCCGTCCTCAGGCACTCCGGTCGGGTGACCACCGTGGCTATATCCCGGGACGGCGTCTGGCTCGCCACCGGCAGCGAGGATCAGACGGTCCGCGTCTGGGACGTTGCGACTGCAGCCACCATCGCCGTCCTCAGGCACTCCGGCAGGGTGACTGCTGTGGCGATTTCCCCAGACGGTACCTGGCTCGCCACCGGCAGCGACGACGCCACAGTTCGCATCTGGGACGTTGCGACCTCCACAACCACACACACCCTCACCGGCCACACCAGCCGGATCACCGCCCTGTCGATTGCTCCCGACGGCACCTGGCTCGCGACCACCAGCAACGACCACACAGCCAGGATGTGGGACATCGCGGCCACCACGGACGCTCCTTTCGTCGACAATCCGTCCGGCCGCAGCGGCGCGGTGACGGGGGTGGCGGTCTCTTCCGATGGCACTTGGATCGCCACCATCGGGCATGATGGCTCGGTCCGGATCTGGGACCCGGTGACCGCCGCCATCACGGCGGTTCCCAGACACGCAAGCCCGATGCATGCGGTGGCGATCTCAGCCGGGGGCAGTTGCCTGGCTATCGGCAACGACGACGGCACTGTACGGATCTGGAACCCCACGGCCGCGATCACCGACACCCTCACCGGCTGCACCAGCCGGATTACCGCCCTGGCGGCCTCTCCCGACGGCACCTGGCTCGCGATCGGCAGCAACGACAGCACTCTGCGGATCTGGGACGCGGGCAGCGCTACCGACAGGTCCCTCACGCACTTCGGCCGGATAACCGCAGTGACGATCTCCCCAGACGGCACCTGGCTCGCAGCCGGCAGCGATGACGGCACGGTCCGCATCTGGGACAGGGATGCGACCGCCGTCACCGCAACCCTCACCGGCCACACCAGTCCGATCACCACCGTGGCGATCTCCCCCGACAGCAAGTTGATCGCCACCGGCAGCGCGGATGGCACGGTGCGAATCAGGCACGCGACCACGACCGCCGACATCGCAACCCTCACCGGCCACACCAGTCGGATCGCCACCGTGGCGATCTCTCCCGACAGCAAGTTGATCGCCACCGGCAGCAACTACGGCACGATCAGGATCTGGCGACTGGCGGATGGGAACCGGGTGACGATGATGCGTACCGACGCGCCGTTGAACTCATGCGCATGGCTACCAGACGGCACTGCCCTCGCGGTCGGCGGGGACAAGGGGCTGTACCTCTACACCTTCGTCGACGACTCGGCCGTTCCTGGCATTTGA
- a CDS encoding cell surface protein, translating to MPVSPDQGTTAGGTTVTITGTNLGGATAVNFGSKSATNVTNVSPTQLTAVSPSGTGTVAVTVTTSGGTSNPEPFFYTAPPLVVSVSPDAGQFNGGNTVTITGLNLATASAVDFGSNAGTITSVSDSEITVTVPTASGVGTVPITVVTAGGSADGISYSYFANPTITALDPASGPSPGGTVVTITGTELSATEQVVIGPNAIEAGGPSAPFTVVSDTEIAAVAPPNAAGAADVIVKAPGGSYSLPGGYTYLTGPGI from the coding sequence ATGCCAGTCTCTCCTGATCAGGGCACCACCGCTGGTGGCACCACAGTGACCATCACGGGCACGAACCTCGGCGGGGCAACCGCAGTGAACTTCGGCTCCAAGTCCGCCACCAACGTCACCAACGTCTCTCCCACCCAGCTCACCGCCGTTTCACCTTCGGGAACGGGGACGGTGGCTGTGACGGTCACGACCTCCGGCGGCACCAGCAACCCAGAACCGTTCTTCTACACGGCCCCGCCGTTGGTCGTCTCCGTCAGCCCCGACGCGGGACAGTTCAACGGCGGAAACACCGTCACCATCACCGGCCTGAACCTGGCAACTGCCAGTGCCGTGGACTTCGGGTCCAACGCGGGCACGATCACCAGCGTCAGCGACAGCGAGATCACCGTCACGGTACCCACGGCAAGCGGTGTCGGCACCGTTCCGATCACCGTGGTCACCGCAGGCGGCAGCGCCGACGGCATCAGCTACAGCTACTTCGCCAACCCGACAATCACCGCCCTCGATCCCGCCTCAGGGCCGTCGCCGGGCGGCACGGTCGTCACCATCACCGGCACCGAACTGAGTGCGACCGAGCAGGTAGTCATCGGCCCCAACGCCATCGAAGCCGGTGGGCCAAGCGCTCCGTTCACGGTCGTCTCCGACACCGAGATCGCCGCTGTCGCACCGCCGAACGCAGCAGGCGCAGCTGACGTCATCGTTAAGGCCCCCGGTGGCAGCTACAGCCTGCCCGGCGGCTACACCTACCTCACCGGACCAGGTATCTGA
- a CDS encoding Hin recombinase, which translates to MRAVGVAEEYIYVDKRTGAAQRIKDGAIPEQVAAELGVSRSTLYREMRKHREDMSAKPVIREI; encoded by the coding sequence ATGCGCGCCGTCGGAGTCGCCGAGGAATACATCTACGTCGACAAGCGCACCGGGGCCGCGCAGCGGATCAAGGACGGCGCGATCCCCGAGCAGGTTGCCGCCGAACTCGGCGTCAGCCGCTCCACGCTGTACCGGGAAATGCGCAAGCACCGCGAAGACATGTCCGCGAAACCCGTCATACGGGAAATCTGA
- a CDS encoding integrase has protein sequence MIVGLRLLYLIFCRLLGCLLLLGRSTAANSAEILVLRHEVAVLRRQIERPKLSWADRAVLSALARQLPPALRRHRLVTPGTLLTWHRRLVRWKWRQTPTGPGRPPLSEEIAALIQRLAREHPTWGYVRIQGELRRLGHRVAAATVRRVLRRSGLPPAPQRASQQTWRSFLRSQAHTLLACDFMHVETVLLKRLYVFFVMEIATRRVHVLGVTAHPTGAWVAQLVRNLLMDLEERAGCFRFLIRDRDSKFTGAFDAVFAGNGSAVIPTPPQSPRSNAFAERWIRTARAECTDRLLITGERHLRTVLTAYAEHYNAGRAHRSLGLRAPDDDLNVIPLPAAAVRRRQVLGGLLNEYHTTPLRLPYHLQGRPSPAA, from the coding sequence GTGATTGTGGGTCTGCGACTGCTCTACCTGATTTTCTGCCGACTGCTGGGCTGCCTCCTCCTGCTGGGCCGATCGACCGCCGCGAACAGCGCCGAGATCCTCGTGCTTCGTCATGAGGTCGCCGTGCTGCGCCGGCAGATCGAGCGGCCAAAGCTCTCATGGGCCGATCGTGCCGTGCTCTCCGCCCTCGCCCGCCAGCTGCCACCCGCCTTGCGTCGTCATCGGCTAGTCACTCCGGGCACGCTGCTGACCTGGCACCGTCGTCTGGTGCGCTGGAAATGGCGCCAGACCCCAACGGGCCCCGGTCGGCCACCGCTGTCAGAGGAGATTGCGGCGCTCATCCAACGCTTGGCGCGAGAGCACCCCACCTGGGGGTACGTCAGGATCCAGGGCGAGCTCCGACGGCTGGGTCATCGGGTTGCCGCCGCTACTGTCCGGCGCGTCCTGCGCCGCTCTGGTCTACCGCCCGCGCCGCAGCGCGCCTCCCAGCAGACCTGGCGTTCCTTCTTGCGTTCTCAGGCTCACACGCTGCTCGCCTGCGACTTCATGCACGTGGAGACCGTCCTCCTGAAGCGTCTCTACGTGTTCTTCGTCATGGAGATTGCCACCCGGCGCGTCCATGTCCTGGGTGTCACCGCCCACCCGACCGGTGCATGGGTCGCCCAACTCGTCCGCAATCTGCTCATGGACCTCGAGGAGAGGGCTGGGTGCTTCCGGTTCCTCATCCGGGACCGGGACAGCAAGTTCACCGGCGCGTTCGACGCCGTCTTCGCCGGCAACGGCTCAGCGGTCATCCCGACTCCGCCGCAAAGTCCCCGGTCCAACGCTTTCGCTGAACGATGGATACGCACGGCCCGCGCCGAGTGCACCGACCGGCTCCTCATCACCGGTGAACGACACCTGCGGACGGTCCTTACCGCATACGCCGAGCACTACAACGCCGGACGAGCCCACCGCAGCCTGGGCCTACGAGCACCTGACGACGACCTGAACGTCATTCCCCTGCCCGCTGCCGCGGTCAGGCGCCGACAGGTACTTGGTGGACTGCTCAACGAGTACCACACCACGCCACTCCGACTGCCTTACCATCTACAGGGAAGGCCCAGCCCAGCAGCCTGA